One genomic window of Maribacter aquivivus includes the following:
- a CDS encoding methylated-DNA--[protein]-cysteine S-methyltransferase, with amino-acid sequence MDDVAYIHTPLGVAKIMGDTDGLTAITVLNSDEPLTDVIPESLEDAVYQLNEYFEGARTQFDLKLNPEGTTFQKKVWVELQNIPYGKSKSYLELAKLLGDPNATRAAASANARNPLWIVVPCHRVIGTDGSLTGYAGGLHRKQWLLNHESPFKQQSLF; translated from the coding sequence ATGGACGATGTTGCTTACATACATACACCCTTAGGCGTTGCCAAAATTATGGGCGACACTGACGGCCTTACCGCTATAACCGTTTTAAATTCTGATGAACCCCTTACCGATGTTATCCCAGAATCTTTAGAAGATGCCGTTTATCAATTAAACGAATATTTTGAAGGCGCAAGAACACAGTTCGATTTAAAATTAAACCCCGAGGGAACAACATTTCAAAAGAAGGTTTGGGTAGAGTTGCAAAACATACCTTACGGAAAATCGAAGTCTTATTTAGAGCTTGCAAAATTATTGGGTGACCCCAATGCAACCAGAGCTGCCGCATCTGCAAATGCTCGGAATCCATTGTGGATCGTGGTGCCTTGCCACAGAGTTATTGGTACCGATGGTTCACTTACAGGCTACGCTGGCGGATTGCATAGAAAACAGTGGTTATTGAACCATGAGAGTCCGTTTAAACAGCAAAGTTTGTTCTAA
- a CDS encoding CNNM domain-containing protein, translating to MGLLLFYAFISIFFSFLCSILEAVLLSITPTFINVKMKEGHAYAKTLEALKKDVDQPLIAILTINTIAHTVGAILVGVQAKVAYAELYGSETKSILGITFTEDLMVGVVSTIMTILILVASEIIPKTIGATYWKQLANFSTKALNIMVLGLKYTGLLWLLRLFTKMVGGGKHHGSVLSREDFHAMTDMAHEEGVFEKSESTIIKNLLKFDEVLVKDIMTPRAVMKVTSEKKTIAEFFADNPKLRFSRIPVYTDNMDNITGFVLKDNVLEEMIDQNGDIPLKDIKREILVTRRSTPIPTLFEIFIEKREAIALVVDEYGSVSGIVTMEDVIETLLGLEIMDESDNVADLQSLARKNWEKRAQATGVIEKPTSPDE from the coding sequence ATGGGCTTACTACTTTTTTACGCGTTTATTTCTATTTTCTTCTCTTTTCTGTGTTCTATACTAGAAGCAGTGTTATTGAGCATTACCCCAACTTTCATAAATGTAAAAATGAAAGAAGGTCATGCGTATGCAAAAACACTAGAAGCACTTAAAAAAGATGTTGACCAACCTTTAATTGCCATTTTAACTATAAATACAATTGCCCACACGGTTGGTGCAATTTTAGTAGGTGTACAAGCCAAAGTTGCTTATGCCGAATTATATGGTAGCGAAACCAAATCTATACTAGGTATAACCTTTACGGAAGATTTAATGGTAGGTGTGGTTTCTACTATTATGACCATTCTTATTTTAGTGGCATCTGAAATCATCCCTAAAACAATTGGTGCAACATATTGGAAACAACTAGCTAATTTCTCTACCAAAGCTTTGAATATTATGGTTTTGGGCTTAAAATATACGGGGCTGTTATGGTTGCTACGCCTTTTTACCAAAATGGTAGGCGGTGGCAAACACCACGGTAGCGTTTTAAGTCGCGAAGATTTTCATGCAATGACAGATATGGCACATGAAGAAGGGGTTTTTGAAAAATCTGAATCTACTATCATTAAGAACCTTTTAAAGTTCGATGAAGTTTTGGTAAAAGATATTATGACGCCAAGAGCGGTAATGAAAGTTACTTCTGAGAAAAAAACAATAGCCGAGTTCTTTGCAGACAATCCAAAATTGCGTTTTTCAAGAATTCCTGTGTATACTGATAATATGGATAATATTACCGGTTTTGTTTTAAAGGATAATGTGCTTGAAGAAATGATCGATCAGAACGGAGACATTCCACTGAAAGATATTAAACGCGAAATTTTAGTTACGCGTAGAAGTACGCCAATACCCACCTTATTTGAAATATTCATTGAAAAACGTGAAGCAATTGCGTTGGTTGTTGATGAATATGGTTCTGTAAGTGGTATTGTAACTATGGAAGATGTTATTGAAACCCTTTTAGGGCTCGAAATAATGGACGAGAGCGACAATGTTGCCGATTTGCAGAGTCTTGCTCGTAAAAATTGGGAAAAACGCGCTCAGGCGACGGGAGTGATCGAAAAGCCAACGTCACCAGACGAATAA
- a CDS encoding IS110 family RNA-guided transposase, translating to MNTQQTACPKLYIGIDIHKRSWKVHCATDLFAGKSFSMSPDPKQLHSYVSKHFKEYEVTVAYEAGCCGYHAHRCFESYGWRSLVVNPADIHRKGKEKHTKTDKIDAQLIARELKDNRLQSIIVPDRKREELRSLFRRRNDLVKDFRRIKSYIKMQLLYFGIREPEEFDNDHWSHKYRNWLDDIMFEYPTAKATLESRMRFFRFVDQELRDVSTQLRRYCKVNYKKDYLLLRSIPGIGGIVACGILCELGDLRRFNNIKHLAGYVGLAPSMYQSGNSQRTMGMTPRANRLLRSYFVEASWQAIRADPVMQAYYRKHQGKNVKSIIVKVARKLLSRTLAVIKTEVPYTIGVIE from the coding sequence ATGAACACTCAACAAACTGCTTGCCCGAAGTTATACATTGGTATCGATATTCACAAACGAAGTTGGAAAGTACATTGTGCAACAGATCTGTTCGCCGGTAAGTCTTTCAGTATGTCGCCCGACCCAAAGCAATTACATAGTTATGTTTCAAAACATTTCAAGGAGTATGAAGTTACCGTAGCTTATGAAGCTGGTTGTTGCGGTTACCACGCTCATCGTTGTTTTGAGAGTTACGGCTGGCGAAGTCTGGTAGTCAATCCAGCAGACATTCATAGAAAGGGCAAAGAGAAACATACCAAGACCGATAAGATAGATGCGCAGTTGATAGCGAGAGAGTTGAAGGATAACCGATTGCAGAGTATCATAGTGCCGGACAGGAAACGTGAAGAACTTCGTAGTCTGTTCAGACGCAGAAATGACCTTGTAAAGGATTTCAGAAGGATCAAGAGCTATATAAAGATGCAATTGTTGTATTTCGGAATCAGGGAACCTGAAGAGTTCGACAATGACCATTGGAGCCATAAGTACAGAAATTGGTTAGATGATATCATGTTCGAGTACCCAACGGCGAAGGCCACATTAGAGAGTAGAATGCGTTTCTTCCGTTTTGTGGACCAAGAGCTTCGCGATGTGTCCACACAACTAAGAAGGTACTGTAAAGTGAATTATAAGAAGGATTATCTATTACTGAGAAGTATACCTGGTATCGGAGGTATCGTGGCCTGTGGCATATTATGTGAACTAGGGGATTTAAGACGTTTCAACAACATTAAACATTTGGCAGGTTACGTAGGTCTGGCACCAAGTATGTATCAAAGCGGAAACAGTCAAAGGACAATGGGAATGACCCCACGTGCAAACCGCTTATTGAGAAGTTATTTTGTAGAGGCATCTTGGCAAGCGATACGTGCAGACCCCGTAATGCAGGCCTACTATCGTAAACATCAAGGCAAGAACGTAAAAAGTATCATTGTCAAAGTAGCTAGAAAGCTACTGAGTAGAACCTTGGCGGTAATTAAAACAGAAGTTCCATATACCATTGGGGTCATTGAATAA
- a CDS encoding AAA family ATPase, with the protein MKITLQGEYKSLKDLESDDLNKFTVITGKNGSGKSQLLELIKLKSENKLDPLLTFTLPDGINKIQVEGIENRNLTILNNQSWKNKLKPFVDDFLAQGINSRLFFKLMMDKNVRLDRLPNNDIFQAITDVPRDELEKLLTDSLKEFEPQFFNSQRNIQQIASRFIRPQYLSRHKTTLVAKFVSEFKNKDISELNEADFYLAPIPEFFFDNTHLFSSQLEYIFYTYAKRRDLNNRQFFDKQQYGDQNNSDSDDDFIEKFPAPWEKMNSILTRHGIEFQFRGINRQEFSIDTDVKIELVKSSIDKSIEFQHLSSGEKVIIGLIIKLFTSEFYKENLEFPDMIVLDEPDANLHPEMSKLLIDVLNGTFVNGLGINVIFTTHSPSTIALCPEESIYQLQNTPDSKLFKIDKDNALKLLTGFIPTLSIDYKSHKQIFVESPTDRYYFQTIFDRLNLEKSYPFKLYFISNGYGKGNCQQVKDIVDAIRQSDNATCYGVIDWDLKNNSTEFILVHGENSRYNIENYVYDPAYLMILFMEMNALNVRGSIGLDISFNEYTLGSDQDLLQKSIDWFFETYYEKFNVPQEQKDAKREVEYYSGVKAMIPEWYLDFQGHDLEVKLKEAFIALQKFRNEGDLQKELTIISAKCYPMIHMDTVKLMEEIINVG; encoded by the coding sequence ATGAAAATCACACTTCAAGGAGAATATAAATCATTAAAAGATTTAGAGAGTGATGACTTGAACAAATTCACAGTCATTACTGGTAAAAATGGTAGTGGAAAAAGCCAATTACTCGAACTAATTAAACTAAAATCTGAGAATAAACTTGACCCATTATTAACATTTACTCTTCCAGATGGAATTAATAAAATTCAAGTAGAAGGAATTGAAAATAGAAACTTAACTATTCTTAATAATCAAAGTTGGAAAAATAAATTAAAACCATTTGTAGATGACTTTTTAGCACAAGGGATTAACTCTCGTCTTTTTTTTAAGTTGATGATGGATAAAAACGTTAGGCTTGATAGACTACCTAACAACGATATTTTTCAGGCGATTACAGATGTGCCGAGAGACGAATTAGAAAAACTATTAACTGATTCGTTAAAAGAGTTTGAACCTCAATTTTTTAATTCCCAACGAAATATTCAACAAATTGCCAGTAGGTTTATTCGACCACAGTATTTATCAAGACACAAAACCACATTGGTTGCCAAATTTGTCTCTGAATTCAAGAATAAAGACATCTCGGAATTAAATGAAGCTGATTTTTATTTGGCTCCAATTCCAGAGTTTTTCTTTGATAACACTCATCTATTTAGCTCTCAATTAGAATATATATTCTACACTTATGCTAAACGCAGAGATTTAAATAACAGACAATTTTTTGACAAACAACAATATGGAGATCAAAATAATTCAGATTCTGATGATGATTTCATTGAAAAATTCCCAGCACCTTGGGAGAAAATGAATTCAATTTTAACACGTCATGGAATTGAGTTTCAATTTAGAGGAATAAATCGTCAAGAATTTTCTATAGATACAGACGTAAAAATTGAATTGGTTAAGTCATCTATTGATAAAAGCATTGAATTCCAACATTTATCTTCAGGAGAAAAAGTAATTATCGGACTAATAATCAAGCTATTTACAAGTGAGTTCTACAAAGAAAATCTTGAATTCCCTGATATGATTGTTCTTGATGAACCTGATGCCAACTTACATCCGGAAATGTCTAAATTATTAATAGATGTTTTAAATGGAACATTTGTAAATGGTTTAGGAATTAATGTGATTTTCACTACACATTCACCATCTACCATAGCGCTTTGCCCTGAAGAATCAATTTACCAATTGCAAAATACTCCTGATTCCAAATTGTTTAAAATCGACAAGGACAATGCGCTTAAACTTTTAACGGGATTCATCCCTACACTTTCAATCGATTACAAAAGTCATAAGCAAATATTCGTAGAAAGTCCAACTGATAGGTATTATTTTCAGACAATCTTCGATAGATTAAACCTAGAGAAATCATATCCATTTAAATTGTATTTTATATCAAACGGATATGGAAAGGGGAATTGTCAGCAGGTGAAAGATATTGTTGATGCAATTCGGCAATCCGACAATGCAACATGTTACGGTGTTATCGACTGGGACTTAAAAAATAATTCTACTGAATTCATTTTGGTTCATGGTGAAAACTCTCGCTATAATATTGAAAATTATGTTTATGATCCCGCATATTTAATGATATTGTTCATGGAAATGAATGCACTGAATGTTAGGGGTTCTATAGGTTTAGACATTTCATTTAATGAATACACTTTAGGTTCAGATCAAGACTTATTACAAAAATCTATAGACTGGTTTTTTGAAACATATTATGAAAAGTTTAATGTACCTCAAGAACAGAAAGACGCTAAGCGTGAGGTTGAATACTATAGTGGAGTTAAGGCAATGATTCCAGAATGGTATCTCGATTTTCAAGGTCATGATCTAGAAGTAAAACTTAAAGAAGCCTTTATAGCGTTACAAAAATTCCGTAATGAAGGTGATCTTCAAAAAGAGCTTACTATAATTTCAGCCAAATGCTATCCAATGATACATATGGATACGGTTAAATTAATGGAAGAAATAATAAACGTTGGCTAA
- a CDS encoding SMI1/KNR4 family protein, with protein MQIFRDFLDNYDSNDDLKKVSSSDVAKLESEFNIYLPNDFKIFLVDYGTPWTPDILNIIVDNEIDLNDVQNFWSIENIILDKKSEWTSKILTGIIPFGSDCMGSIYGFLTLDLKEKKESVPVYFFDHDFDTVTKVAESFSEWIDQFIRIKTDDNKS; from the coding sequence ATGCAAATATTTAGAGACTTTTTAGATAATTATGATTCCAACGATGATTTAAAAAAAGTGTCTTCATCTGACGTTGCAAAACTAGAAAGTGAATTTAACATCTACTTACCTAACGATTTTAAAATATTCTTAGTGGACTACGGTACTCCATGGACGCCAGATATTCTTAATATTATAGTAGACAATGAAATAGACTTAAATGATGTTCAAAATTTTTGGAGTATTGAAAATATAATTCTGGACAAAAAAAGTGAATGGACTTCTAAAATCTTAACGGGCATAATTCCATTTGGTTCCGACTGTATGGGTAGTATTTATGGATTCTTAACGCTGGACCTAAAAGAAAAAAAGGAAAGTGTTCCTGTTTACTTTTTTGACCATGACTTTGATACTGTTACTAAAGTTGCTGAGTCTTTTTCTGAATGGATTGACCAATTCATCCGAATAAAAACTGATGACAACAAATCCTAA
- a CDS encoding AAA family ATPase: MANEKINTNIQCQNIAPIENLTRLISSNSLKIGVFANNGSGKTFISRLFRLTENTNELQLEKEISPTDKLITIGKSSSNFSFSIIDKKGITQEDFKIELKKGVIPNIPKTKYTYHTFNQDYVEENISALSYEKDSEIEGFILGKINIDLKEDEEKLSKIEKEGSELNEQIKIELEKYVEENVSNIQNIKRLGDYKILEFQNIFNGIQKDKYPISKTFDELIEDYNKIKSVPENLDDIKQIEELKLDLNLLNIIKENCFKEYSLSELAKEFKDKIKDKQVFIETGISLLDSEKKDCPFCEQTLEKDALNLIDNYTTYLNDVEANTIKLFKEYENTLEEYITTLTNIEIQNTKRINEFNKYKTKYIPSSEDVELNSLDIEILKKQIELIIENVQEKIKNINKSINLTDEQLQNLEKSETIFNGVLSSNNEEIEAINKKKDKIGEENKSTRKEIIKCAYNNLIDEHKNNIESVIKLRTEWKSLSDEIKKKREQQKVSKKEKVASTIKTVLNYFFAGKYSLDKENFRLIFDKNTLEKDQAKNILSEGEKNIVAFAYFIGDTHLKVESEDDYQKLFFVIDDPISSMDFSHVYTLCGVIRDISKIIDKLKRERFLILTHNNDFMRVLASNNIIDKKLLLKKGELIDFNNNLTVPYINHLMDIYEICRKNGIPTHTTANSIRHIIETLTKFEKIDITGESIAEYIKENIKDDTKSYTLINDLSHGGWRTEQAPITDEDYTEICETIVKHIETKYIGQVEYCKKICK, translated from the coding sequence ATGGCAAATGAGAAAATAAATACAAATATTCAATGTCAGAATATTGCACCAATTGAGAATTTGACGAGATTAATTTCTTCTAACTCGCTTAAAATAGGTGTTTTTGCTAATAACGGAAGTGGAAAGACATTTATTAGTCGACTTTTTAGACTTACTGAAAACACGAATGAACTACAACTTGAAAAAGAAATTAGTCCTACAGACAAATTAATTACAATTGGAAAATCAAGTAGTAATTTTTCTTTTTCGATAATTGACAAAAAAGGGATAACGCAAGAAGATTTTAAAATTGAATTAAAGAAAGGAGTTATTCCAAATATTCCTAAAACTAAATATACTTATCATACATTTAATCAAGATTATGTTGAAGAGAACATAAGTGCATTGAGTTATGAAAAAGATAGTGAAATTGAAGGTTTTATACTTGGGAAAATAAATATTGACCTAAAAGAAGATGAAGAAAAATTATCCAAAATAGAAAAAGAAGGTTCTGAATTAAATGAACAAATAAAAATTGAGTTAGAAAAATATGTTGAGGAAAACGTAAGTAATATTCAAAATATTAAAAGATTAGGAGATTATAAAATACTTGAATTTCAAAATATCTTTAACGGAATACAAAAAGACAAATATCCAATCTCAAAAACATTTGATGAACTAATTGAAGATTACAACAAAATTAAATCTGTTCCTGAAAATTTAGACGATATAAAACAAATTGAAGAACTAAAATTAGATTTAAACTTACTAAATATAATTAAAGAGAATTGTTTTAAAGAATATAGTTTAAGTGAGTTGGCAAAAGAATTTAAAGACAAAATAAAAGACAAACAAGTTTTTATTGAAACAGGTATTAGTTTACTCGATTCTGAAAAAAAAGATTGTCCTTTTTGCGAACAAACTTTGGAAAAAGATGCTTTAAATTTAATAGATAATTACACAACTTACTTAAATGATGTTGAAGCAAATACAATAAAGCTATTTAAAGAATACGAAAATACTCTTGAAGAATATATAACTACACTTACAAATATTGAAATTCAGAATACGAAAAGAATAAATGAATTTAATAAATATAAGACCAAATACATTCCATCAAGTGAAGATGTAGAATTGAATAGTTTAGATATTGAGATTTTAAAAAAACAAATTGAACTTATAATAGAAAACGTTCAAGAAAAAATTAAAAACATAAATAAATCAATTAATTTAACTGATGAACAACTTCAGAATTTAGAAAAATCAGAAACGATCTTTAATGGAGTTTTATCTTCTAACAATGAAGAAATTGAAGCTATCAATAAGAAAAAAGATAAGATTGGAGAAGAGAACAAATCAACACGAAAAGAGATTATTAAGTGTGCTTATAATAATTTGATTGACGAACACAAGAACAATATTGAAAGTGTAATAAAATTGAGAACTGAATGGAAATCTTTGAGTGATGAAATAAAGAAAAAGAGAGAACAACAAAAAGTAAGCAAAAAAGAAAAAGTAGCTTCTACAATAAAAACAGTTCTCAATTACTTTTTTGCTGGAAAGTATTCCTTGGATAAAGAAAATTTCAGATTAATATTCGACAAAAATACTCTTGAAAAAGACCAAGCAAAAAACATCTTAAGCGAAGGAGAAAAAAATATTGTTGCATTCGCTTACTTTATTGGAGATACTCACTTAAAAGTTGAAAGTGAGGACGATTATCAAAAACTTTTCTTTGTAATTGACGACCCAATTTCAAGTATGGACTTTTCACACGTTTATACTTTGTGCGGAGTTATAAGAGATATTTCAAAAATTATAGATAAGCTGAAACGTGAAAGATTCCTAATCTTGACACACAATAATGATTTTATGCGAGTTTTAGCATCAAATAATATTATTGATAAAAAATTACTTCTGAAAAAAGGAGAACTCATAGATTTCAACAATAACTTAACTGTTCCTTACATAAATCATTTAATGGATATTTATGAAATTTGCAGAAAAAATGGAATTCCTACACATACGACTGCAAACTCAATTAGACATATAATTGAAACACTAACAAAGTTTGAAAAGATTGATATCACAGGAGAAAGTATTGCCGAATATATAAAAGAAAATATTAAAGACGACACTAAATCATACACACTAATCAATGACCTATCTCACGGAGGTTGGAGAACCGAACAAGCACCAATTACTGATGAAGATTACACTGAAATATGTGAAACAATAGTAAAACATATTGAAACTAAATATATTGGGCAAGTTGAATATTGTAAGAAGATATGTAAATAA